From Lolium rigidum isolate FL_2022 unplaced genomic scaffold, APGP_CSIRO_Lrig_0.1 contig_53382_1, whole genome shotgun sequence:
actcatcatgatatgtatgtgcatggtcatgctctctttatttgtcaattgcccaactgtaatttgttcacccaacatgctgttcgtcttatgggagagacacctctagtgaactgtggaccccggtccaattctctttcctgaaatacaatctactgcaatacttgttttctactgttttctctcgcaaacaatcatcttccacacaatacggttaatcctttgttacggcaagccggtgagattgacaacctcacttgtttcgttggggcaaagtactttggttgtgttgtgcgggttccacgttggcgccggaatccctggtgttgcgccgcactacatctcgccgccatcaaccttcaacgtgcttcttggctcctcctggttcgataaaccttggtttctttctgagggaaaacttgctgctgtgcgcatcatacattcctcttggggttgcccaacgaacgtgtgaaatacacgccatcaatcgcacgctgcgcccaacgcgcggaggcAGCGCATAATCGGAGAAAaaccaaaacaaaagaaaaatggcaaatttaaacgaagtttgattaaacatatgccctattttgggaaaatttgtacatagccttattttgggcaaataactaacaaaagaagcctctatatgggctttaaaatttaaactaataaaaaccctctattagggtttggtcggcggcgcggtggccgccggtgcaccgcctagcccctgtgggcgtcgtcggcatcgtcgccgtggacgacgtccccggcggcgaggcaccgttgtggctcgaccgcgccggggactccggccacggagaccacggggcctcctcccgggccgagtgggggtccggagcgacccgaggatgcggcggcgcacggagcggcgcctcctccccgaggcgctgCTCCTCTCTCCGCGCGCGGCGCCGGCCTCTGCCGCCGGCCTCCTCGCGCGGcctctgccgccgctgctcctcgttggcgcggcgcccggcctcctcccgccgcgccgcttcctcctcctcccgtcgcgcctagcgggcctgggcgtagagctcccagccctcggCTTCCTCCACGGCCTGCCGGaccgcttcctccatctcggaggtgcgaatggccgcatggaggtgcggccatttcgcgtcctcctccgccgccgagatgagcagctcggcgcggaggtcggggtcctcctccgaggactcgggcttgggctcgagaagcagcgggcggcctctccgatgtggaggccgcctcggtttcggCCGGATgtccgcagcgccggcggacgacggcggctgctgcttgcctcgtcgtcgttggctccggaagcgaaccgtcgcttcggggccatggcggtggtttcgctgcgggagtggagtggagggccagatcccctccagtccccatttaatagcctcCCAGATCACCGATAGGTGGGCCCAAGgaagacgaggcgaccagcgcccggacgcgagcggacggcgcgtgccatccgcggccacgcaaacctagtccAGATTTGGACCGGGTTTGCGTCGTCCGGAGATGCCCTGAGATCTGACCATGGAGAAACTGCCAATTCAGCACGTCCCCTGACCGCGGAGTGGTTTAACCCAACTATTGAATCAAACCTTTTTTTCCCAGCGGGACTCTTTGGAGGGACGGAACCTGCCAAAGACGCGCGTCGTGTTCTAGGCTCTATGCCATGCACGGTACGTGTATACACGGACGGCGACCTGGACGGCACGGCCTGAGCGAGAAGATACGGGCATACGGCGATCCTTGAGCAGCAGCGCCTAGGCAGGCAGTACACGGCTTTCCCCTGGGGAAAAGAACGCGAGCCATTGATTCACGCTCGTCCATCGCCGCGCCGGACCCTCGCTCCCCGGCGTACGTTACAGCCACCAACAGTAACGCACGACGACCACGCACGGCGCGCAGCGCATGTACATTGTACATTGCACGCAGCATGCATAGCGCTACACAACACATGGGCGCCACCCCCGAGGCGCGCCGTAACGCGGCATCCCCGCAAGCGACGGCGCGGATCGTCCCGGCGAGATCCGACGGACGAGGGACGAGACGGGTCGCCGGATGCTTAGCTGTAACGCATGCGGCAGCTAGCGGGGGCGCGGGGAGGAGACGTGTTGACCTCTCTCTCCGGAGGGACTGTACGGGACAGATCAGTACGTCACTCCAGCTAGAGCGCTCCGGCGAGACCGGCCGTTACCGCGGCGAGGTGCCGACGCGTGGCGGCGGCCGGTGGCCGGcggggaggaggaagaaaggaggGAGTTCCGGCGGGTTCACGGGTCCGCGCGCGCCCGTTACTGTGCACAGTTAAGGCAGGCATTTACTGCCCGCACCCCACTGTAATCCGCCCCTAATTACCCGCATTAATTACCTCCCTATTCCAACATTTCCATTTTTACCTCCTCTCTGCGCGCGTGACTGCCTCCCGGGGCCCAGCTCCGCGTGGGAATCGCTGGTCACCCACGTACGTCACGGGCCCATCTCCACCGTCAGGAGGGTCGCCGCCACGTGGGGCCGGGTGCCCGCCGGTTCAACGGCGGGCCAGCCCTGTCAGCGAGACACTGCTCGCCTGGGGGCCCGGAACAGCTGGCCTGCGCTCGTCACCGCCTAGGTCAAAGCGAGGAGTCGCACGCAGACGCAGCGGACAGTGTGCTCGCCTTCCATATCGCTCTTCCTCCTGCCTTGTCCTCGTGCTGCCTTGGCTCGCAAtaagaggagagggaggggaggaggcagGCGACCGATCGAGTTCGTTCCTTCCTTTCTTCGTCTTCTCCGCCTCCGTTCGTCGCCTCGCCGTCGCGCGCGGACCTCGAGCAGCGGGCCGGGACTTGGAGAAGAAGGGGAGACAGGCGCGCAGGCGAGGCACAGAACAACCGACAGGGTATTTACTCCCGCCATTTACTTCTCCTTGTCCCTCGCCCCTCTCCTCTTTCACCCACCccctccatccatccatccatcctccGAAATCTTTGCCCTTTACTGCACCCCTCCCTAAATCTTCGTCCCCCTCCCCCCTGTACTCCGCCCCTCACCGGCCGCCTCTACCATGCCGACGCACTCGCTCCGTCCTCCTCACCTTGGTTTTACTCCATCTTAGGGTCAAGCAGGAAGGGGAGTCCGCTGCTGCTGCCACCAGGCGTTTAATTTGCTTCTTCTTGGTCGGTCGGTAGGGCGGGCGAGAGATTTAAGGAACACAAGAGAAGGCGTGGAGGACGATGTTTGGGGACTGCCAGGTGCTCTCGTCGATGGCGGCCATGGCTGGGGGCTCATCCTCCGCCGACGCGCTCTTCGCCTCGCCGCTCATGCAGCCCAGCAGCCACAACCATGCTGGCGCGCTCGCCGGATTCATGTCCTCGTCTTCCGGCATGcccttccaccaccaccaccaccacttctcAACCAACCTCATACCTGTAAGTGCTTCCTCATCGATCTTCGCCCTTaattcttcgtataatatgctttCTTTTGCTCTTCTATGCTGCAACTGAAGAAGAAATGCATGTCCGGGTTTTGCAGAAGGAGGAGGGCATCATGGGCGGGATCCACCTGGCCAAGGACGAGGACCTGGACCTCGACATGGAGATGGAGCTCAGCGCCGGCTCCGGCAGCGGCCACCTCGACGGCCTGCTCAGCTTCGCCGACGTCGACGACGAAAGGGACCACAAGCCGCAGCACAGCGAGCCGGACGCAGCCCACCACAACAACTCCTCGGCGGCGGTCCCAGCCGGGCCCGGCGGAAACGGCAAGAAGAAGCGGTACCACCGCCACACCGCGCACCAGATCCAGCAGATGGAGGCGTAAGGACCAAGAACCCTATCGCTCCACCATTAATGACTAAAAATCTTTTTCTTGAATTAGCAATCTTATTATTATGCTCTTGGATGATGCATGGCACACAACGCAGGCTCTTCAAGGAGTGCCCGCACCCGGACGACAAGCAGCGCCTCAAGCTCAGCCAGGAGCTGGGGCTCAAGCCCCGCCAGGTCAAGTTCTGGTTCCAGAACCGCCGCACGCAGATGAAGGCGCAGCAGGACCGCGCGGACAACGTCGTCCTCCGCGCAGAGAACGAGGCGCTCAAGACCGACAACTTCCGCCTCCAGGCCGCCATCCGCAACGTCGTCTGCCCCAGCTGCGGCCAGGCCGCAGTCATCGGGGACATGTCCTACGAGGAGCAGAACCTGCGCATCGAGAACGCAAGGCTCAAGGACGAGGTCCGTTCATGTCTCTTTGCATAAACCCTAAGCCGCTCGGACGGAGACACGCGAAAGTGTTAATCATTGTTTAATCCTGTGTAGTACTGTGCGAGCTGTTTGTTTATTATCCGACCGGCTAATGGACTGTTCCGTGCATTGGGATGATGCAGCTGGACCGCTTGGCGTGCATCGCCACCCGCTCCTACGGCGGGCGCCAGCCGGTAATGTCGTCCGCGTCCGCAATGAGCGGGATGTCGGCGCCGCCGTCGATGCTCATGACGCCGCTCGACCTCGACATGAACGTCTACTCGCGGCACTTCGGCGAGCAGCCGCACGGCGCAATGGACCTCATGGTCATGCAGCAGCAGATGGCCGCCGGCGGGCACGGCGCCGCGCCTTCGTACATGCAGCAGCAGATGGCGCCCGTCGTCGTCCAGGAGCAGGACAGGCAGCTGGTGCTGGACCTTGCCTCGACGGCCGCCGACCACCTCACCAAGATGTGCCGCGCCGGCGAGCCGCTCTGGGCAGCGCGCCACCACGCCCCTGGCGACGTCATGGACGCCGACGAGCACGCGCGTATGTTCAGCTGGCCCGGCGACGCCGCGAAGCAGCAGCACGGCGACCCCGCCCACCCGGCGAGGATTGAAGGGACGCGTGACAGCGCCGTCGTCATCATGAACAGCATCACGTTGGTCGATGCCTTCCTCGATGCGGTGAGTACTTGATTCTAAATTGATTTTCTTCAGTGCGGGCGTCAGATAAACTTGATCACTTACGTTTTCTCATGCTTGTGCAGAACAAGTGGATGGAGCTGTTTCCTTCGATCGTGTGCAAGGCAAGAACCATTCAGGTGATACACAGCGGAGCTGCTTCCGGCCATCTCGGCAGTGGATCTCTCATCTTGGTAACTACTATTCCAACGATTTAATCCCACAGATGCAGTTAGTAAATTGAATTTAACTGCATCGATCAATCAGTTTGGTTGTGAATTGAATGTCTGACTAGCGGCATTGCTGTGCAGATGCAAGCCGAGGTGCAGTTCCTGTCTCCACTGGTGCCGGCGCGTGAGGTGGTCTTCTTCCGGTACTGCGTGCACAATGCGGAAGAGGGGAGCTGGTCCATCGTCGACTTCCCAGCAGACGGTTTCCAGGAGGAGCTTCTCCAGCAGCAGCAGACCACCTCGCTGGTCCggtgccgccgccggccgtcgggCTGCATCATCCAGGACGCGCCCAATGGCTACTCCAGGGTACGCATACCgatcacctttttttttttgagaactcatACCGATCACCTGACCTGGCTCCAACGCATGCATCATGCATGGCTGACATGGCATAGAAGATATGCATGAATTGAGCATTGACACGTGGATTGCTTGACAGGTGGTGTGGGTGGAGCACATGGAGGTGGTTGGGGAGGAGAAGCCGCTGCAGCCGGTGTTCAGGGACCacgtcgccggcggcgccgcgtTTGGGGCCACGCGGTGGGCCTCCGTCCTCCAGCGCCAATGCGAGCGCCTCGCTAGCGAACTCGCCCGCAACATCGCAGACCAAGGAGGTATGCCACCGTCTACACATTGCCTCTGCTCCCTCCACATATGCAGTACATCTGTGATATCTGATCGATGCTCATCCTGCCCGCCGTGCTTGCCTGGGAATTGCGATGCTAACTTTGACGTGCCCAATCCATTTTATCCCGCCATGCATTTATATGCTTGTGTTCTGTCTGTTCTTGCCTACCTATCCGCCATATGTTTGACATTTTGCCTCAGAGGCCAAAGGCTTAGTTGCTTCTTTTCAACAGCATGACTGTTTATGTGTCATTCATCATCCAATTTGACAGCATATCATAGGTGTATATGCTTAATTGCTTATGCAATTGCTTGTACTTGGTGTCACACTTTCGATTAATTTTCCAACCTACTTGTATCATACACATGTTTCTTCAGCTAAATACTTGAGAAGAGCCTAACCGTCTCGATTTCTGATTCCCAGTTATCCGCACCCCGGAGGCGAGGACAAATATGATGAAGCTGTCTCAGAGGATGATAACTGCCTTCTGTGCTAACATCAGTGCATCCAGTAGCCAATCTTGGACGGCGCTATCCGATTCTACAGAGGACACAATCAGGATCACAACAAGAAAGAACACTGAGCCAGGGCAACCCAGCGGTGTCATCCTCACGGCTGTCTCCACAAGCTGGCTTCCGTACAGCCATCAGCAGGTGTTTGAGCTTCTTGCAGATGAGCAACAGCGCTGTCAGGTACCACATATCTGCTCAGATGTTGTTAGTTGTTACCCTTGTTAGTTTTAGTTACCCCCCTGCTATAATCTTTGTTAAAGTTATCCGTTCCATGATGGATTCTATGCTTTTATTGCAGCTTGAAATTTTGTCAAATGGGGGCTCACTTCATGAGGTGGCACATATTGCAAACGGATCCCACCCAAGAAATTGCATTTCTCTTCTTCGCATAAATGTAAGTACTCTTTATTTGGGAAAAGTGTTCTGCACTAAGAGTCTAAGATGCCGCAACTTTGGCCTTTTAAGGGCCTGATCACATTTAGCTCTTTCATTGGTCACCTGAAATATTAGTTACTTATTATGTGGAACGATCATAATTTTAAGTGAGCAGGGGCTCGGCTGGACGTTAAGAATTATGAGAATATAAAATATTTGTATGCTTTCTACAGCAAAAATGCCAAAAATGAATCAAATGTTTTCAATATCTCAGTGCTAGTTACTTACTGATGTACTATAGTATGGTAAAgtactactgttcatgttgatattGCTTCAAAACACTTGCTGTTTGCTACCAATACCAAGGACAAGAAATTAAAACTAGCTACTCAGGATATCACAATAAATGAGATTTGAGTGGTATAGGCTGAGATTGGGCACATGCACCACTGAAATTTGCGTGGTGTAGCTTTTGGATTCGTTTGATTCATTTAGTTCTGCCATTACCATTACAATGATCTATCTGAAATGAGGCAAATCCATGATTGAAATATCATTTTGAAGCATGTACACATTTTATGTCTAATGAATTGTGCTAAACTAGATTTGATGTACTGCCTTTTCATGTTCACATTCTAACTGAGCCGTCTCATTTGACATCTCAATATATATGGAAAATGCATGCAGTTATTATTTACCCAATAGGACTTAATTTTCCTCCCTTTTTTTGAAAGACTCCTTGAGCGCACAACTAAATTTAGATTAGCATTGACCACAGATTGATATTTCAGAAAATGTTTGAGAGCTAACATTTTAGCAACTTTTAAACACAGGCTGCAAGCAACTCATCACAGAATGTGGAGCTCCTGCTGCAGGAGAGCAGCACCCACCCTGATGGTGGAAGCCTTGTGGTGTTTGCAACTGTGGATGTTGATGCTATCCAAGTGACAATGAGCGGGGAGGACCCTTCCTACATCCCTCTCCTCCCCATGGGCTTTGCCATCTTCCCAGCTACCAACCCTTCATCTGCATCCACCAGTGCAAACACCAGCCATGGCGAAAGTAATCCAGGTACGGCAGATGAACCCACCAATGGCTGCCTCCTCACCGTCGGCATGCAGGTGCTAGCAAGTGCCGTACCTTCAGCCAAGCTCAACCTCTCAAGTGTCACCTCAATCAACAGCCATATCTGCAACACCATTCACCAGATTACAACAGCACTTAAGGGTGGAGGAGCTAGCCGGGCTGAGCCGGCATCTGGAGGTTCTGACCAGTAGCAAGAAACGCTGGGTGGGAATGGAGGGGAGCTCAAGACAGCAGACCAAAATGCCTCTCAACTCAACCATTTTGCTACCTGCtaacatcccaactatgcctgttAGCTCAGCTTGCAAGGGAGGATTTGACAAGAACCCAACACTAACAACTTCAAaactcctcttcttcccgccatgggCCTCTCAAAATGACAAAAATACCCCAAAGTGAAC
This genomic window contains:
- the LOC124681722 gene encoding homeobox-leucine zipper protein ROC3, translating into MFGDCQVLSSMAAMAGGSSSADALFASPLMQPSSHNHAGALAGFMSSSSGMPFHHHHHHFSTNLIPKEEGIMGGIHLAKDEDLDLDMEMELSAGSGSGHLDGLLSFADVDDERDHKPQHSEPDAAHHNNSSAAVPAGPGGNGKKKRYHRHTAHQIQQMEALFKECPHPDDKQRLKLSQELGLKPRQVKFWFQNRRTQMKAQQDRADNVVLRAENEALKTDNFRLQAAIRNVVCPSCGQAAVIGDMSYEEQNLRIENARLKDELDRLACIATRSYGGRQPVMSSASAMSGMSAPPSMLMTPLDLDMNVYSRHFGEQPHGAMDLMVMQQQMAAGGHGAAPSYMQQQMAPVVVQEQDRQLVLDLASTAADHLTKMCRAGEPLWAARHHAPGDVMDADEHARMFSWPGDAAKQQHGDPAHPARIEGTRDSAVVIMNSITLVDAFLDANKWMELFPSIVCKARTIQVIHSGAASGHLGSGSLILMQAEVQFLSPLVPAREVVFFRYCVHNAEEGSWSIVDFPADGFQEELLQQQQTTSLVRCRRRPSGCIIQDAPNGYSRVVWVEHMEVVGEEKPLQPVFRDHVAGGAAFGATRWASVLQRQCERLASELARNIADQGVIRTPEARTNMMKLSQRMITAFCANISASSSQSWTALSDSTEDTIRITTRKNTEPGQPSGVILTAVSTSWLPYSHQQVFELLADEQQRCQLEILSNGGSLHEVAHIANGSHPRNCISLLRINAASNSSQNVELLLQESSTHPDGGSLVVFATVDVDAIQVTMSGEDPSYIPLLPMGFAIFPATNPSSASTSANTSHGESNPGTADEPTNGCLLTVGMQVLASAVPSAKLNLSSVTSINSHICNTIHQITTALKGGGASRAEPASGGSDQ